In a genomic window of Spodoptera frugiperda isolate SF20-4 chromosome 18, AGI-APGP_CSIRO_Sfru_2.0, whole genome shotgun sequence:
- the LOC118281702 gene encoding uncharacterized protein LOC118281702 isoform X5 produces MSNWARRMHRRAATLSNVVTSCGHPNSLPYPRRLEKVKFGVPLHEVCKDDIPGPLLVLILKLNKEAPLRRDVFRAPGHQGAMKKLIHFLQTGRLVNVDNYSVYTIASVLKKFLRKIPGGVFGRDGEMHLFTAVELPEEQQVDEIRRLLLSLPVCTQRLLVLLFGTFRVMASNADKAGTGMTSEALGVSVAPSFFHSCVSDGKTATMEDVQRFKAEVSVATRIMRQLIEQFSAGDLFGRDNYEYYARVTGRILRVKDEWICSFRDPPPPRHHRDQEAYARQLSLEAEKTWLQCECDRWGNKFNLEVDCLAGLSKSEECQSMPALAGGGSAGAAGGVLGIIPEHSLLDSCTRLSISLEESVFKVSVSSSSQSSRSNSSPHMTLEELRAINKYAESTKSLSYLPQVAASGAVRGGGLGARACRAARSHTPTLKSRSLSSLVK; encoded by the exons ATGAGTAATTGGGCTAGAAGGATGCATCGGCGAGCTGCTACATTGAGCAATGTGGTTACGTCTTGCGGGCATCCCAACTCTCTGCCGTATCCGAGAAGACTAGAAAAAGTCAAGTTCGGTGTTCCGCTACATGAAGTCTGCAAGGATGATATCCCTGGACCCCTGCTT GTGCTGATATTGAAGCTAAATAAAGAAGCGCCGTTGCGACGGGACGTGTTCCGCGCACCAGGTCATCAGGGTGCCATGAAGAAGCTTATACATTTCCTCCAGACAGGCCGACTGGTCAATGTGGACAATTATTCTGTCTATACTATTGCCAGTGTGCTCAAGAAGTTCCTCAG GAAAATCCCGGGTGGTGTGTTTGGCCGAGATGGAGAGATGCATCTGTTTACAGCAGTGGAGCTACCAGAGGAACAGCAGGTTGATGAAATACGCAG ACTGCTCCTGTCCCTGCCGGTGTGCACGCAAAGACTGCTGGTGCTACTCTTCGGCACGTTTCGGGTGATGGCATCCAACGCTGATAAAGCAG GTACAGGTATGACATCCGAAGCCCTGGGCGTGTCAGTGGCCCCATCATTTTTCCACTCTTGCGTGTCGGACGGCAAAACAGCCACAATGGAGGACGTTCAGAGATTCAAG GCTGAAGTTAGC GTGGCGACAAGGATCATGCGTCAGTTGATCGAGCAGTTCAGCGCGGGCGACCTGTTCGGCCGGGATAACTACGAGTACTACGCCCGGGTGACCGGCCGCATCCTCCGGGTGAAGGACGAGTGGATATGCTCCTTCAGGGACCCGCCGCCGCCCCGGCATCACCGCGACCAAGAGGCTTATGCTA GACAATTGTCTTTGGAGGCTGAGAAAACATGGTTGCAATGCGAATGCGATCGTTGGGGCaacaaatttaatttagaaG TTGATTGCCTCGCAGGGTTGTCGAAGTCTGAGGAGTGCCAGTCGATGCCGGCGCTGGCGGGAGGCGGGAgtgcgggcgcggcgggcggagTGCTCGGCATCATCCCTGAACATAGCCTGCTCGACTCCTGCACACGGCTCTCCATATCTCTTGAAGAAAGCGTCTTTAAA GTATCAGTGAGTTCGTCATCTCAATCATCGCGCAGCAACTCGAGTCCCCACATGACTCTCGAGGAGTTGCGAGCCATCAACAAGTACGCAGAGAGCACTAAAAGCCTCTCCTACCTACCCCAG GTGGCGGCGAGCGGCGCAGTTCGCGGCGGCGGTCTCGGCGCTCGCGCGTGTCGTGCCGCGCGCTCACACACTCCGACACTGAAATCCCGCTCACTCTCCAGCCTCGTCAAGTGA